A window of the Brassica oleracea var. oleracea cultivar TO1000 chromosome C1, BOL, whole genome shotgun sequence genome harbors these coding sequences:
- the LOC106311794 gene encoding uncharacterized protein LOC106311794 isoform X3, with amino-acid sequence MQASRETVANEIKKLLSSIDPEGCFLHEILGRMLDGTSHRSKLKTSFSNLALRHFRIQIHGINVQVCFPGLNDLGCVLEINELRSDSEDSGNLSLLRTSAAAVLFPLSRSSLTLSGHGFKIAYKRNNDTCDLCAFDSLVVLITLHNLQITDLIVRVPELSFSFRPTDLPVLMGLSKLSSKDGNSVRSGRYLWKVAARRSGLMISPHTSSFQNLVSAVILWMRYVNAYEYLLSLAGYSRKMPEKSSLWKVSENKRQFVAARRKWDMICDIEKELPAEAIARARRVARYRTCLNSQNANDDYEETSLYGHFSFLCQITWGLAYIWRLISRAFWSIACFLSLKKLSTQELQTDGNNEDDSERVSLEFHAVVNLGRLSITFYPEKMISGSMSSKDSAEHLDSNVVILCLSVDEFLVMHTADCLNQWSSASCGKLKIESSSFIKTSRFMRSTKDPSTSTERNKKHMREDVKTILEMDPAQPILLSKTDNNNSNDRQEGILHLQNLLREMWSNWNIKCLKLDRSTFKVSDNPCVLVDTKSCLAYEDAGNQDFGIWKCGMLLGKFDIVLDYPSLFSMALLIWQTQQCQSLFVDGITGGVNPEMASSDEYGIYRRIIELSLHKVHPERQIQVGIIVGGPQVKLLVEKAEEVDCLTGQKDLLLFDIHDLEFVVWPTSKSDVMPMFQGPDSTRSDRPSLQELGLSDTLIPSSGKYVSQGRNSLSSHLGFSGFDCSFCKMAEKKWRQFFVLRPVTICFSSLREHVYSFSEAIIHFSTGLDVLVLGLTIVSKADDLSAYFQMLLSLVSGLSRGLSGSSSAGHSLGQGYLRSDAVHVEHEIEKTFCKTLFAVKASIKVRALDVIFDVPVTEKFEKPTELADSIIWSSVQEACAELSCEEQGFLVNLDFCELQSTLFRYRDNIWKSSGNFIIESSPVRSHDILFEACLSSCILSVCMDFSSRSARGVACRMADDSPGNAPTENEPTTNRVQAEREVDQLDSASDSALSNSTRWIHIDLALTNLLVARCSTKHVLVEIRRSSNFVTSVSIGRNFELVFCRVKGGLFVLEPEALIGLIHGFSAYLHFISSKMSVIQSSALDFEQVKADTGGSEVNIPSQQANRYLVEAFSIDVTQFTLGFVCVDEYGGIREIVLEITLHSSLDSTGREQKFLCEVSRLSVLSKILESVERDINITQISSPAFSESSFISGAPLETSFQQRDVISSGDSTSVSGDFNGLRESSMNSNLEEEFHSRYKNYILEDLRVSASVKKREITGHQFSQAWEGGCSVLGFDITISLSELQMVLSMLSSFSALPGGENTPASLERPSFNSEPERSFESVVPDGAIVAIQDIHQHMFFTVEDRGDKCVVAGTLHYSLVGERALFRVTYHRHQGWNSSVLWFSLTSLYAKNSKGEPLRLNYHSRSDIVNVSGLYDNAPTLFQASVGESQNYKGDIDWETYRKLVKDSFYLVNKKGDSAVAFVDGVPEFVRKPGNPFKFKVFRESLATRNITSVVPPEINDSETQSVMNSSPPSITVTVDAVSLTIVHELSETRDRFPLFRGSINMSQLTLQILSCKVRVMSTSNVLVLYFDAQTNQWREFIHPVEVSAFYRSTFQTQDLENTIHKVPSHVYCRIGKLEVFVTELSLDMLLFMLGKLEVAGPFSVKTSVILSNCCKIENLSGLDLTCRFNEKQTATVGRKQTASIFLRGETRPLLLLDNKVDGRSLIVCNIFQRHSMNHQSETPPVAAVQLSSGNFVTSSINVSLLEARTLAWRTRMVSLQDSRSHPGPFIVVDVKKGFEDGLSISVSPLTRIHNETSLPMEIRFQRSKQKKDVFASVPLKPGGSIDDSVAAFNAISLSGDLKKALTSLAVGNFSLSFRPKSLEKVSESEKSLASEWSEELEGGKAVRLTGIFDKLSYGVKRALAIKSVNVSLTTTYCSVTSENQSVHKVHFLIHSIGREVSIIRPDASSDVFGRRNACIALREQKEIFLLPTVQVSNFLSSEAAIFLTETDQLTSMEKHSIGKHATVQSGKTMDFYANPDMIYFRVTLTATQTSCKPVNSGQWVKKLQKQKNDAESLDVGLDFAGGKYFASLRLSLGKRGVLEAAVFTPYILKNDSDCTLFFYPPDQKPLSGEDLEKLDHIVPPEFGLYLPKKTEGSWFVRSRKVKVILADGHGATEAVLDLDALSGLTEISLGTKDDSGVRYITRFGLSVKSISSKMFVPSRIVTFVPRHLVINESEETINIRQRYFQDDSVGIITIKSKQRAALRLQEETTLRKERHLFENFIRKHGSDNANPLTFIQFRLTKADWSWSGPLCITSIGCFFLKFRKQSAETGRGAIEFATVNVTEEGSTLAVRFQKPPNTPPPYRIENFLSASLTYYQKDSSEIEVLGPGNGADYAWDDMTLPHKLVVIVDGMIPLREVSLDKVRPWKPLFKATQHRSIASHLMLEKKAKDHKTAYEQLSSMPMVKVGYEVYADGLTRVIRICEVSKSHKGDSVFRSRSKVQFRITHLGIQILEKVKQNTEEKTVLSYSPILVARLDNFGLQSMFTDQQKFNQLCIEALNVDHKWVGAPFAAMLRQHHSDSSDGNGCLFKCVFVLASSGSSVTQVKHASIVLQPVNLNLDEETLMRVVPFWRSSLSTNTQSSQYYFDNFEIHPIKIIANFVPGSSYSSYNSAQETLRSLLHSVVKVPQIKNMVVELNGVLVTHALITVRELVLRCVKHYSWYAMRAIYIAKGSPLLPPAFASMFDDFASSSLDAFFDPSRGLVNVPGLTVGTFKLLSKFIDNKGLSGTRRYFGDLGKTLRTAGSNVVFAALTEISNSILRGAEMKGLDGLVSGFHHGVLKLAMEPSVIGTALMEGGPDRTIKLDRSPGIDELYIEGYLQAMLDTMYRQEYLRVKVIDDQVFLKNLPPSNSLIDEMIDRVKDFLESRGLLKGDPSSSRLRRRLHGDKEWKIGPTVMTLCEHLFVSFAIRMLRQQATKFISGRRPKKEEEAEASDTGPSTAIVPVLDDKEKKKMKFRWKAGIGQFVASGIVAYIDGRLCRQIPNPIARRIVSGFLLSFLDKSNDQ; translated from the exons ATGCAAGCGTCACGTGAGACTGTAGCGAATGAGATAAAGAAACTTCTGTCGTCTATTGATCCCGAG GGATGCTTCTTACATGAAATCTTGGGAAGAATGCTGGACGGCACTTCTCATAGAAGTAAGCTGAAGACTTCTTTCTCGAATCTTGCTCTCAGGCACTTCCGTATTCAGATACATGGTATTAATGTTCAAGTCTGTTTCCCGGGTTTGAATGACTTGGGTTGTGTTCTTGAAATCAACGAGCTGAGGAGTGATTCTGAGGATTCTGGGAACCTTAGTTTATTGAGGACTTCAGCTGCTGCAGTTTTATTCCCTTTGAGCCGTAGTTCCTTGACACTGAGTGGCCACGGTTTCAAGATTGCATACAAGCGGAACAATGATACCTGTGACCTTTGTGCATTTGACAGTCTTGTTGTTCTGATTACGCTGCATAATCTTCAAATTACTGATCTGATCGTCCGTGTTCCAGAGTTAAGCTTCTCGTTTAGACCCACCGATCTTCCGGTTTTAATGGGATTGTCGAAGTTATCATCCAAAGATGGCAATTCTGTCAGAAGTGGGCGTTATCTTTGGAAAGTAGCTGCTCGCAGAAGTGGCTTGATGATCTCGCCTCACACTAGCTCGTTCCAGAATTTAGTTAGTGCTGTTATCCTCTGGATGCGATACGTGAATGCTTATGAGTATTTGTTATCTTTAGCTGGGTACTCTAGGAAAATGCCAGAAAAATCATCACTCTGGAAAGTTTCAGAAAACAAAAGGCAGTTTGTGGCTGCAAGACGTAAATGGGATATGATATGTGATATTGAGAAAGAGCTCCCTGCTGAAGCAATCGCACGGGCGCGGAGAGTAGCCCGATACAGAACTTGCCTGAATTCTCAGAATGCTAATGATGATTATGAAGAAACTTCCTTATATGGCCACTTCAGTTTTTTGTGTCAGATCACCTGGGGTTTAGCTTATATCTGGAGACTTATTAGTAGAGCATTCTGGTCTATAGCCTGCTTTCTCTCGTTAAAGAAATTGTCGACCCAAGAACTACAAACTGATGGGAACAACGAAGATGATTCCGAGCGGGTATCTCTTGAGTTTCATGCAGTTGTCAATCTTGGGAGACTTTCTATCACATTTTATCCAGAGAAAATGATTTCAGGTTCGATGTCATCAAAAGATAGTGCTGAACACTTGGACTCAAATGTTGTCATTCTTTGCCTTTCAGTTGATGAGTTTTTGGTAATGCATACTGCTGACTGTCTTAATCAGTGGTCGTCTGCTTCCTGTGGGAAACTGAAGATTGAGTCTTCTAGTTTTATAAAAACCAGTCGTTTCATGAGATCTACAAAAGATCCCAGTACTTCTACGGAAAGAAATAAGAAGCATATGCGTGAAGATGTGAAAACTATCCTAGAGATGGACCCAGCACAGCCAATCCTACTTTCCAAAACAGATAACAATAATAGCAATGATCGACAGGAAGGCATTCTGCATCTGCAAAATCTTCTGAGAGAAATGTGGTCGAACTGGAACATCAAATGCTTGAAGTTGGATAGAAGTACTTTCAAAGTTTCTGATAACCCTTGTGTACTCGTTGATACTAAAAGCTGCTTGGCATATGAGGATGCTGGTAACCAAGATTTTGGAATCTGGAAATGCGGCATGTTGCTGGGGAAGTTCGATATTGTTTTAGATTATCCATCGTTGTTTTCAATGGCTCTGCTAATTTGGCAGACACAACAGTGTCAAAGCTTATTTGTAGACGGAATTACTGGTGGTGTTAATCCTGAAATGGCTAGTTCTGACGAATATGGGATCTATAGAAGAATTATTGAACTGTCTTTGCATAAAGTTCATCCAGAGAGACAGATTCAGGTTGGCATAATTGTTGGTGGTCCACAGGTCAAATTGCTGGTGGAGAAGGCTGAAGAAGTGGATTGTTTAACTGGGCAGAAAGATCTTCTTTTATTTGATATCCATGATCTTGAGTTTGTGGTCTGGCCGACTTCAAAATCTGACGTGATGCCGATGTTTCAAGGGCCTGACAGCACAAGATCAGATAGGCCTTCGCTTCAGGAGCTGGGGCTAAGTGATACTTTGATTCCAAGTTCTGGAAAATATGTTTCTCAGGGACGGAATTCTCTGTCCTCACACCTAGGGTTTTCTGGTTTTGATTGTTCTTTCTGCAAAATGGCAGAGAAGAAGTGGAGACAATTTTTTGTATTGAGACCCGTAACTATCTGCTTTTCATCCTTAAG AGAGCATGTTTATTCCTTTAGCGAAGCTATTATCCATTTCTCAACTGGTTTGGATGTGTTGGTGCTGGGACTGACTATTGTATCAAAAGCAGATGACCTAAGTGCTTACTTTCAG ATGCTTCTGAGCTTAGTTTCTGGGCTATCCCGTGGTTTGAGCGGCTCTAGCTCTGCGGGTCATTCACTGGGACAAGGGTATCTCAGGTCTGACGCAGTGCATGTGGAACATGAGATCGAGAAGACTTTTTGCAAAACTCTTTTTGCAGTGAAAGCGAGCATTAAGGTGAGGGCTCTAGATGTGATATTTGATGTTCCTGTAACAGAAAAATTTGAGAAGCCAACGGAGCTAGCAGATTCGATAATCTGGTCTTCTGTCCAGGAAGCATGCGCTGAACTATCTTGTGAAGAACAGGGGTTTTTGGTCAATCTTGATTTTTGTGAGCTCCAATCTACACTCTTCAGATATAGGGATAATATATGGAAGAGTTCTGGCAACTTTATCATAGAATCTTCACCTGTCAGGTCACATGATATCTTGTTTGAAGCATGTCTTTCTAGCTGCATATTGAGTGTGTGTATGGATTTCTCAAGCCGATCAGCTCGAGGGGTCGCCTGTCGTATGGCTGATGATTCTCCAGGAAACGCACCAACAGAAAATGAACCTACTACAAATAGAGTTCAGGCTGAAAGAGAAGTGGACCAGTTGGATTCTGCTTCAGACTCTGCACTGTCCAATTCAACCCGTTGGATACACATCGATTTAGCATTGACTAACTTACTTGTGGCGAGGTGCTCAACAAAACATGTCTTGGTTGAAATTCGTCGGTCAAGTAACTTCGTAACATCGGTCTCTATTGGGAGAAATTTTGAGTTAGTTTTCTGTAGAGTCAAG GGTGGTCTTTTTGTCCTTGAACCAGAGGCCTTGATAGGGTTAATTCATGGTTTTTCCGCGTACCTTCATTTCATTTCAAGTAAGATGTCAGTGATTCAATCTTCTGCACTAGATTTTGAGCAAGTAAAAGCTGATACAGGTGGCAGTGAAGTTAATATTCCTTCTCAACAAGCAAATCGGTACCTCGTGGAGGCGTTTTCTATAGATGTCACCCAGTTTACTCTGGGTTTTGTCTGTGTTGATGAATATG GAGGTATAAGGGAAATTGTTCTGGAGATCACTCTGCACAGTTCCCTTGATTCAACAGGCAGAGAACAAAAGTTTCTTTGTGAAGTTTCTCGCCTGTCAGTTCTTTCTAAGATTCTTGAGAGCGTGGAAAGGGACATAAATATTACACAAATTTCTTCTCCAGCATTTAGTGAATCTTCTTTTATATCTGGTGCTCCTCTTGAAACATCATTTCAGCAAAGGGATGTAATCAGTTCAGGTGATAGCACAAGTGTTTCAGGAGATTTTAATGGTCTTAGAGAATCTTCTATGAACAGCAATTTAGAGGAAGAGTTTCACTCTCGGTATAAAAACTATATTTTGGAAGACCTACGTGTCTCTGCATCTGTTAAGAAGCGAGAAATTACCGGTCACCAGTTTAGCCAGGCCTGGGAAGGCGGTTGTTCTGTTCTAGGATTTGATATAACCATTTCTCTGTCAGAATTGCAG ATGGTCCTTTCAATGCTTTCATCCTTTTCTGCGTTACCTGGAGGAGAAAATACTCCAGCTTCTTTAGAAAGGCCTTCATTCAATAGTGAACCTGAAAGAAGTTTTGAGTCTGTAGTTCCTGATG GAGCGATTGTTGCTATTCAAGATATACACCAACATATGTTCTTCACAGTGGAAGATAGGGGTGACAAGTGTGTTGTGGCTGGTACCCTTCATTATTCTCTAGTCGGAGAAAGAGCTCTTTTCAGG GTCACCTACCACCGCCATCAAGGATGGAATTCATCCGTCTTATGGTTCTCCTTGACATCTTTGTATGCCAAAAACAGTAAAGGAGAGCCATTACGGTTAAACTATCATTCAAGGTCAGATATTGTTAACGTCTCCGGACTTTATGACAATGCACCAACACTCTTTCAGGCTTCTGTTGGTGAATCCCAAAATTATAAGGGTGACATCGACTGGGAGACATACCGTAAATTGGTGAAAGATTCATTTTACCTCGTCAACAAGAAGGGTGATTCAGCTGTTGCATTTGTCGATGGTGTTCCAGAATTTGTCCGGAAGCCAGGAAATCCATTCAAGTTTAAAGTGTTTCGTGAAAGTTTGGCGACTCGTAATATTACATCAGTGGTACCTCCTGAGATCAATGATTCTGAAACGCAATCTGTGATGAACTCTTCTCCCCCTTCTATTACCGTTACAGTTGACGCCGTATCTCTGACCATTGTTCATGAACTTTCAGAAACAAGGGACAGATTTCCCCTGTTTCGTGGTTCAATCAATATGTCTCAGCTAACTTTACAAATCCTATCTTGTAAAGTCAGGGTTATGAGCACATCAAACGTTTTAGTGCTGTATTTTGATGCTCAGACAAACCAATG GCGGGAATTTATACATCCAGTTGAAGTTAGTGCTTTCTACCGTTCAACTTTTCAGACCCAGGATCTTGAAAATACTATTCACAAAGTACCTAGCCATGTTTACTGCAGAATTGGAAAG TTGGAAGTCTTTGTAACCGAGCTGTCATTGGATATGCTCCTTTTTATGCTTGGGAAACTGGAGGTTGCTGGTCCATTTTCTGTGAAAACCTCCGTTATTCTTTCCAATTGTTGCAAG ATAGAAAACCTTTCTGGCCTTGACCTCACATGCCGTTTCAATGAGAAACAGACTGCCACAGTTGGTAGAAAGCAAACTGCTTCGATTTTTCTGCG TGGAGAAACACGTCCACTTCTGCTTTTAGATAACAAAGTGGATGGCAGATCCCTAATTGTATGTAATATCTTTCAAAGGCATTCAATGAACCATCAATCAGAAACTCCTCCAGTGGCTGCGGTCCAGCTATCTTCTGGAAATTTCGTAACTTCTTCTATCAACGTTTCTTTGTTAGAAGCCAGAACACTAGCCTGGAGAACTAGGATGGTATCACTCCAAG ATTCAAGGAGTCATCCTGGACCGTTTATTGTTGTTGATGTTAAGAAGGGATTTGAG GATGGTTTATCGATCTCAGTTTCTCCTTTGACAAGGATTCATAATGAAACTAGTCTTCCGATGGAGATACGTTTCCAACGATCTAAGCAGAAGAAAGATGTTTTTGCTTCTGTACCTCTGAAGCCTGGTGGTTCAATTGATGATTCAGTGGCAGCATTTAACGCCATAAGCTTATCGGGAGATCTGAAGAAGGCATTGACATCTTTAGCTGTTG GTAATTTTTCACTCTCGTTCAGACCTAAATCTCTGGAAAAAGTTTCTGAGAGTGAGAAGTCACTGGCAAGTGAATGGTCTGAAGAGCTAGAAGGAGGGAAGGCGGTACGCCTAACAGGAATTTTTGATAAATTAAGTTATGGAGTTAAAAGGGCTTTAGCTATCAAATCAGTGAACGTCTCCTTGACTACTACATATTGCTCTGTCACATCTGAAAATCAGTCTGTCCACAAGGTGCATTTTCTGATCCACAGCATTGGGAGGGAAGTATCTATTATACGGCCTGATGCATCTTCTGATGTGTTTGGGAGACGGAATGCATGTATTGCATTGCGAGAGCAGAAGGAAATTTTTCTTTTGCCCACCGTGCAGGTGTCCAACTTCCTGTCCTCCGAAGCAGCCATTTTTTTGACAGAGACTG ATCAGTTAACGTCGATGGAGAAGCACAGCATTGGCAAGCATGCGACAGTACAGAGCGGGAAAACAATGGATTTCTATGCTAATCCTGACATGATATACTTTAGAGTTACTCTCACTGCTACCCAAACGAGCTGCAAACCAGTCAACAGTGGTCAGTGGGTTAAGAAGTTACAGAAACAGAAAAATGATGCAGAATCTTTGGATGTTGGTCTTGATTTTGCTGGTGGGAAATACTTTGCTTCCTTGAGATTGTCGTTAGGAAAAAGAGGCGTACTGGAG GCAGCCGTTTTCACGCCGTACATTCTTAAAAACGACTCAGATTGCACCTTGTTTTTCTACCCCCCTGATCAAAAGCCTCTATCCGG GGAAGATTTGGAGAAACTTGATCATATTGTACCCCCTGAGTTTGGATTGTATTTGCCCAAAAAGACAGAGGGGTCGTGGTTTGTAAG ATCTCGCAAGGTTAAGGTTATATTGGCTGATGGTCATGGGGCAACTGAAGCAGTGTTGGATTTGGATGCTTTATCAGGACTTACAGAAATTAGTTTGGGAACAAAAGATGACTCTGGAGTTCGATATATAACAAGGTTTGGGTTGTCAGTTAAATCAATCTCAAGTAAGATGTTTGTTCCATCGCGGATTGTGACTTTTGTTCCGAGACATCTTGTAATCAATGAATCGGAGGAGACCATCAACATCCGCCAACGCTATTTTCAG GATGACTCTGTAGGCATAATCACCATCAAAAGTAAGCAGAGAGCAGCCTTACGATTGCAGGAGGAAACTACACTGAGAAAAGAACGTCATCTGTTCGAAAATTTTATCAGAAAGCACGGAAGTGACAATGCTAATCCTTTGACATTCATTCAGTTCCGGTTGACCAAGGCAGATTGGAGTTGGTCAGGCCCACTATGCATCACATCAATTGGATGTTTTTTCCTCAAGTTCAGAAAGCAGTCAGCTGAAACAGGCAGAGGCGCAATTGAATTCGCAACTGTAAATGTTACTGAAGAAGGATCAACTCTTGCTGTGCGCTTCCAAAAACCACCAAATACCCCACCACCATATCGAATTGAGAATTTCTTGTCTGCATCTCTCACTTACTACCAAAAG GATTCATCAGAGATTGAAGTACTTGGACCCGGAAATGGTGCTGATTATGCATGGGATGATATGACCCTTCCTCACAAGCTTGTAGTTATAGTAGATG GCATGATACCTCTGCGTGAAGTCAGCTTAGATAAGGTTCGTCCATGGAAACCGCTTTTCAAGGCAACTCAACACAGAAGCATAGCCTCCCACTTAATGTTGGAAAAGAAAGCCAAAGATCACAAAACGGCCTACGAGCAATTGAGTAGCATGCCGATGGTAAAGGTCGGATATGAAGTATATGCAGATGGTCTGACTCGAGTCATTCGCATTTGTGAAGTTTCAAAAAGCCATAAGGGAGACTCAGTATTCCGTTCACGTTCAAAAGTTCAATTCCGTATAACCCATTTAGGAATTCAGATACTTGAAAAAGTGAAGCAA AATACAGAGGAGAAAACTGTCCTGTCATATTCTCCGATCCTAGTGGCAAGGCTAGATAATTTTGGTCTACAATCCATGTTTACTGACCAACAGAAATTTAACCAACTATGTATAGAG GCTCTGAATGTTGATCACAAATGGGTAGGGGCACCCTTTGCAGCCATGCTTCGTCAGCATCATTCAGATTCCAGTGACGGAAATGGTTGTCTATTCAAATGTGTATTTGTTCTAGCATCGAGCGGATCCAGCGTCACACAAGTCAAGCACGCCTCAATAGTTTTGCAG CCAGTCAATTTGAACCTAGACGAAGAGACTTTGATGAGAGTTGTGCCATTTTGGAGATCGTCTCTCAGTACAAATACGCAAAGTAGTCAATATTATTTTGACAATTTTGAAATTCACCCAATAAAG ATAATTGCTAATTTTGTTCCTGGGAGTTCATACTCGAGCTATAATTCCGCTCAAGAAACTCTGAGGTCATTGCTGCATAGTGTTGTTAAG GTTCCACAGATAAAAAACATGGTTGTCGAGCTAAATGGTGTACTGGTCACTCATGCATTGATAACGGTTCGCGAGCTAGTTCTCCGATGTGTAAAACATTACTCATG GTATGCAATGAGAGCAATCTACATTGCAAAAGGCAGTCCATTACTTCCGCCAGCTTTCGCATCCATGTTTGATGATTTTGCATCTTCCTCTCTTGATGCCTTTTTTGATCCTTCTCGAGGCTTGGTGAACGTCCCTGGTTTGACAGTGG GCACCTTCAAACTCCTCAGCAAATTTATTGATAACAAAGGATTGTCAGGGACAAGACGTTACTTTGGTGATCTTGGGAAAACT CTAAGAACAGCAGGATCGAATGTCGTCTTCGCTGCTCTTACTGAAATCTCAAACTCTATTCTGAGGGGTGCAGAAATGAAAGGGCTTGATGGACTG GTTAGCGGTTTCCACCATGGAGTCCTAAAATTAGCGATGGAACCTTCGGTGATAGGAACAGCTTTGATGGAAGGTGGACCTGATAGAACAATCAAGCTTGATCGTAGTCCCGGTATTGATGAG TTATACATCGAAGGATACCTTCAAGCTATGCTGGATACAATGTATAGACAGGAGTATCTCAGAGTCAAAGTCATTGATGATCAG GTTTTCCTGAAAAACCTGCCACCGAGCAACTCTCTGATAGATGAGATGATAGACCGAGTCAAAGATTTTCTGGAAAGCAGGGGTTTGCTCAAAGGAGATCCTTCAAGCTCTCGTCTTCGCCGCCGTCTCCATGGAGATAAG GAATGGAAGATCGGGCCAACAGTGATGACATTATGTGAACATCTCTTCGTAAGCTTTGCGATTCGCATGCTTAGACAGCAAGCCACTAAGTTCATATCCGGTCGTAGGCCAAAGAAAGAAGAAGAAGCAGAGGCTAGTGACACTGGTCCCAGTACTGCAATAGTACCGGTACTTGATGACAAAGAGAAAAAGAAGATGAAGTTTAGGTGGAAAGCTGGTATTGGTCAGTTCGTAGCTTCAGGCATCGTAGCTTACATCGACGGACGTCTGTGTAGACAGATTCCTAATCCAATAGCTCGTCGGATTGTAAGTGGGTTTCTGTTAAGTTTTCTTGACAAAAGCAATGACCAATAA